The nucleotide window GTCCCGGGAATCCCCTGGCAAGAATCAGCTATGCAGATCGATCGGTTGAGTTTTAAAAAAATCTTTTTCCATATCGACAAAATCCATGAATATCAAACCACAGGCGACGCCTTTCCCGTCCACATGCTCGTGGGTTTTACCGACTATTGCAACCATGATTGCATCTGGTGTTATACGGCGTATTCGACGCACGATAACTTTATGGTCATGGAGGATGGAACCCGGCAAACGATCGAGAAAAAGCGGGACGACCGAGTTGTCGACGCCGACGTTTTGCTGCGCTTTCTCCGCGACGCCAAAAGCCGGGGGCTAAGTTCGATCAAGATCGTCGGCAGCGGCGAACCCATTCTGCATCCGCAATCGGCGGAAATGATGAAGGAAATCGGCGAGATGGGCATCGATTTCGGCGTATTGGGCAACGGGCAATTATTGAAAGAGGAGCATTTCGAAGCGCTCATGCAATACGCTACGTTTTTCCGGTTCAGCCTCGACGCCGCCGATGCGGAAACCTACAAAAAATTGCACGGACCTTCCGCCCGCTTCGATAAAGTCATTGAGAACCTCAAACGGTTAGTGCAGGAACGAAAAGATCGCAAAAAAATTCTGCCCACGATCGGCGTTCAGTACGTCGTCAGTCAATATAACGTGGACGGCATGGAGCCGTTTGTGCAGCTTATTCGCGAGATCGGCGCGGATTACGTCGTCTTCAAGCCCATGTACGACAATTTGATCAACGTCAATCGCGCCAAAAACACGCTGCCGGTGGAAGCCGTTCTACAAAAACTGCGGGAACTCAAGCCATACGAAACGGAGCATTTCTCCATCTACGACAAAGGCGGCGAGCAATTCCGGCTGGCATGGTCGCCGCAACGGACCAATAATGAAGTTTATTATAAAAAGTGCATGGCTCATCAATTCGTTCCTTCCGTATACGCCAATGGAAACCTATACATTTGTCCCAACCTGGCTGGACGTAAGGAATTCGTTTTAGGGAACATTTACGAGAATACGCTGGAGGAAATCTGGCGTTCCCCCAAACGGAAAAAAGCCGTCGAATCGATCGATCTTTGCGGCAAATGTCCGGCGCGTTGCTATTTGGATCCTTTGAATCGCATCCTGTGGGATATTTCGAATCCCGACCCGGCTATCCATCCCACCTTTCTATAAAGGGCTATTCGATCCCATTCAGTCTCAATCGGCTGAAGAGCCTATGCAGCGAAAAAGGTCAACCATGAGCAAGGCATCCTCTCCTCGCGCCGTTAACTTTTTTGAAGGGATATGCGATATAAAAATCATTAAGGAAAACGATCGGAAACGTACTGACTTAAGGAAAAATATATCGCTCGAACAGAAAAAGCTTTTAGAAACCTTCGAATACGAATACTTCGATTCCGATCTAGGTTATGGGGGATATTTTTGGGACGGCCGTTTCGCTCCCGCCGCTCAAAGGATGGCGGATTATTATGGATTGGGGAAAAGCAGCCGGGCGCTGGACGTCGGGTGCGCCAAAGGATTTCTCGTCTACGAATTTCAACATCTCCTTGCTGGAGAAACTAACGCTTTCGGATGCGATATCAGCGCCTATGCGTTGAAAAACGGCCATCCGGAAATCAGGCCGCAGCTAATCCGCGCGAGCGCTCATCAAATCGGTTTTCTGGATCGCTCCTTCGATCTAGTCGTATCCGTGGATGCGATTCACAATTTGCCGGAAGAACTCTGCGATCAATCCCTTCGCGAAATGATGCGCGTTAGCCGGAGGAAAATCTTCCTCCAAGTCGCCTCTTATCATACACCCGCCGAGAAAGAAGCGCTTTGCTGTTGGGGAGCGGCGCTCAAAACGCTGCGCAGCGCCGAGCAATGGCTGGAGGCGTTCGCCAAGATCGGATATACGGGAGAATATTGGTTCAAAACGTTCGCTTTCGCGCGCTAATAACTATTTGATATCCAGCGGAAACGCTGGAATAAATCGCCCGCTATGCGGAGAAAATCATGGACCAAGTTTTAGTTACAGGCGCTTCGGGATTTTTAGGTCGGCATTTATGCCGGCGATTGCTTGCCGAGGGGATGAAAGTCAACGCCCTATCTCGAAAAGAATTCACTTTTCCTGGAGTTGCTTACATTCCGGCGGATATCGCCGATCCGGTTGCGATCGCCAAAATCATGAAGGAAAAGCAATTTCGAATCGTTTTTCATTTAGCGAGTTATTTCGGGGATAAGGCGGAGTTAGCCGATGCTGCCAGGCAATTTATCCAAGTAAATATACAAGGCGCTATCCATGTTCTTCAGGCGATTCAGCCGGGAAATTCGCGCTTTGTTTACGCTTCCACTCTCTGCGTAAGCAG belongs to Candidatus Omnitrophota bacterium and includes:
- a CDS encoding radical SAM protein gives rise to the protein VPGIPWQESAMQIDRLSFKKIFFHIDKIHEYQTTGDAFPVHMLVGFTDYCNHDCIWCYTAYSTHDNFMVMEDGTRQTIEKKRDDRVVDADVLLRFLRDAKSRGLSSIKIVGSGEPILHPQSAEMMKEIGEMGIDFGVLGNGQLLKEEHFEALMQYATFFRFSLDAADAETYKKLHGPSARFDKVIENLKRLVQERKDRKKILPTIGVQYVVSQYNVDGMEPFVQLIREIGADYVVFKPMYDNLINVNRAKNTLPVEAVLQKLRELKPYETEHFSIYDKGGEQFRLAWSPQRTNNEVYYKKCMAHQFVPSVYANGNLYICPNLAGRKEFVLGNIYENTLEEIWRSPKRKKAVESIDLCGKCPARCYLDPLNRILWDISNPDPAIHPTFL
- a CDS encoding class I SAM-dependent methyltransferase → MSKASSPRAVNFFEGICDIKIIKENDRKRTDLRKNISLEQKKLLETFEYEYFDSDLGYGGYFWDGRFAPAAQRMADYYGLGKSSRALDVGCAKGFLVYEFQHLLAGETNAFGCDISAYALKNGHPEIRPQLIRASAHQIGFLDRSFDLVVSVDAIHNLPEELCDQSLREMMRVSRRKIFLQVASYHTPAEKEALCCWGAALKTLRSAEQWLEAFAKIGYTGEYWFKTFAFAR
- a CDS encoding NAD(P)-dependent oxidoreductase; amino-acid sequence: MDQVLVTGASGFLGRHLCRRLLAEGMKVNALSRKEFTFPGVAYIPADIADPVAIAKIMKEKQFRIVFHLASYFGDKAELADAARQFIQVNIQGAIHVLQAIQPGNSRFVYASTLCVSSAVQWRRPVTEEDSAPGEMYGASKLAGETFTRMFAEKAGVSWIALRYSSIYGPGDTHPYVVPV